One genomic region from Gemmobacter aquarius encodes:
- a CDS encoding ABC transporter permease yields the protein MTEATMVQRARGPWAAVWSQFRRHRGAMAALVLMGLLAGFVFIGPFLWRIDPNFIEKDAVKMLKLRNLAPSLGHPLGTDQLGRDMLARLMFGGRISLAVGLVAMLVAIFIGTTVGVLAGYFRKLDGWLMRLTDLFLALPLLPLLLVMIFLFRDSIAGILGPRLGTFLLIVVAIGVTSWMQAARVVRGEVLALKEREFVLAARSIGTPDRRIITRHILPNVLSPVLVAATLGIAAAIITESVLSFLGLGFPPDFPTWGRLLFDGIADIRTSPERVVWPGLAISLTVLSVNYIGDGLRDALDPRIRGR from the coding sequence ATGACTGAGGCCACCATGGTGCAACGCGCGCGCGGGCCATGGGCCGCCGTCTGGTCACAGTTCCGCAGGCATCGGGGTGCGATGGCGGCACTGGTGCTGATGGGCCTGCTTGCGGGCTTTGTCTTCATCGGACCGTTCTTGTGGCGGATCGACCCGAACTTCATCGAGAAGGACGCGGTCAAGATGCTGAAACTCCGCAACCTTGCCCCCAGCCTTGGCCACCCGCTCGGAACTGACCAACTTGGCCGCGACATGCTGGCGCGGCTGATGTTCGGCGGGCGCATCTCGCTTGCGGTAGGGCTGGTGGCCATGCTGGTCGCCATATTCATCGGCACGACCGTCGGGGTTCTGGCGGGCTACTTCCGCAAGCTGGACGGCTGGCTGATGCGCCTGACCGACCTGTTTCTGGCGCTTCCGCTGCTGCCCCTGCTCTTGGTGATGATCTTCCTGTTCCGCGACTCGATCGCGGGCATCCTCGGGCCGCGGCTGGGGACGTTCCTGCTGATCGTGGTCGCCATCGGGGTGACAAGCTGGATGCAGGCCGCCCGCGTGGTGCGGGGCGAGGTGCTGGCGCTGAAAGAGCGCGAATTCGTGCTCGCTGCGCGGTCCATCGGCACACCCGACCGCCGCATCATCACGCGCCATATCCTGCCCAATGTGCTCTCGCCCGTGCTGGTCGCGGCAACCTTGGGCATTGCCGCCGCGATCATCACCGAAAGCGTGCTGTCGTTTCTAGGCCTCGGCTTTCCGCCGGATTTTCCGACATGGGGCAGGCTGCTGTTCGACGGCATCGCCGATATCCGCACCTCGCCCGAGCGGGTGGTCTGGCCGGGACTTGCCATCTCGCTGACGGTGCTGTCGGTGAACTACATCGGCGACGGCCTGCGCGACGCTTTGGACCCCCGCATCCGCGGGCGGTAA
- a CDS encoding ABC transporter permease has translation MFAYTLRRLLTAIPTLLMISLVIFLLVDLAPGSPLSEIPLTVPPEVRAKMIKAMGADQPVFVRYVLWLKQFFWIEPMYLLDGIFGTDFAGGAQRIISWQSKVPVFQIIGERLPQTLTVVGSAYVIGVLIALPIGIYSAYRQYSWFDQAGTFFAMVGFSVPTFFTGNVLILIFSVKLGWFPTIFDTNLAVTDWESFYKMVMQMALPVTVLALFNAAEISRYTRSSVLENLGQDYVRTARAKGVREAPVLLRHVLRNSLIPVVTVIALGLPTVFGGAIVTEQIFKINGIGAALIGAIHVSDLPTVQTITFIFAVLIVAFNLIADILYGILDPRIRYD, from the coding sequence CTATACGCTCAGGCGATTGCTGACCGCGATCCCGACGCTTCTGATGATCAGCCTCGTGATCTTCCTTTTGGTCGATCTGGCCCCCGGCAGCCCCTTGTCGGAAATCCCGCTGACTGTCCCGCCAGAGGTGCGCGCCAAGATGATCAAGGCGATGGGGGCCGACCAACCGGTCTTTGTGCGCTATGTCCTGTGGCTGAAACAGTTCTTCTGGATCGAGCCGATGTATCTGCTCGACGGGATTTTCGGCACCGATTTCGCGGGGGGGGCGCAGCGCATCATCTCGTGGCAGTCGAAGGTCCCGGTGTTCCAGATCATCGGCGAGCGCCTGCCCCAGACCCTGACGGTCGTGGGGTCGGCCTATGTGATCGGCGTGCTGATTGCCCTGCCCATCGGCATCTATTCGGCCTACCGGCAGTATTCGTGGTTCGATCAGGCGGGCACCTTCTTTGCCATGGTCGGTTTTTCGGTGCCGACCTTCTTTACCGGCAACGTGCTGATCCTGATCTTCTCGGTCAAGCTGGGCTGGTTTCCCACCATCTTCGACACCAACCTTGCCGTGACCGACTGGGAAAGCTTTTACAAGATGGTCATGCAAATGGCGCTGCCCGTCACGGTTCTGGCCCTGTTCAATGCCGCCGAGATCAGCCGCTACACCCGGTCATCGGTGCTGGAAAACCTCGGGCAGGATTATGTGCGCACGGCGCGGGCCAAGGGGGTGCGCGAAGCGCCGGTGCTGCTGCGCCACGTACTGCGGAATTCGCTGATCCCGGTCGTTACCGTCATCGCCCTCGGCCTGCCCACGGTCTTTGGCGGGGCAATCGTCACCGAGCAGATCTTCAAGATCAACGGCATAGGCGCCGCGCTGATCGGGGCCATCCATGTCAGTGATCTGCCGACCGTGCAGACCATCACCTTTATCTTCGCCGTGCTGATCGTCGCCTTCAACCTGATTGCGGACATCCTGTATGGTATTCTCGATCCGAGGATCCGCTATGACTGA